The following coding sequences lie in one Lolium perenne isolate Kyuss_39 chromosome 2, Kyuss_2.0, whole genome shotgun sequence genomic window:
- the LOC127335705 gene encoding E3 ubiquitin-protein ligase RMA1H1, translating into MEGGGMDQGCMAAITNKPIVSDTKPMKNISGEMPATATAGSGSFDCNICLDFAADPVVTLCGHLYCWPCIYEWLRPSVGSASTDNRTSARQQCPVCKAALSADSLVPLYGRGGSSKKSLDGKAIPRRPMVHRENVEHQHAQSVVDHRHHQNMVEPIPPLRPLRHAHHHHSGATEFDFVYPHSPMGRGLIHSTAGGVLGGMAEAVLPWAFRGQMPPSMYYTSPFSVADNTLGPRLRRQQMEVERSLHQIWFFLFVFVVLCLLLF; encoded by the coding sequence ATGGAAGGTGGGGGAATGGATCAGGGTTGCATGGCTGCCATCACCAACAAACCAATAGTGTCTGATACTAAGCCGATGAAGAACATTAGTGGGGAGATGCCTGCAACTGCAACTGCTGGAAGTGGTTCCTTTGACTGCAACATCTGCCTCGACTTCGCCGCAGATCCAGTTGTTACCCTCTGTGGCCATCTCTACTGCTGGCCTTGCATCTACGAGTGGCTGCGCCCATCAGTGGGATCAGCTTCCACTGACAACAGGACTTCAGCCAGGCAGCAGTGTCCTGTGTGCAAGGCCGCACTATCTGCCGATAGCCTTGTGCCACTATATGGCCGTGGCGGTAGCTCCAAGAAATCGCTGGATGGCAAGGCCATTCCACGACGGCCAATGGTGCACCGGGAGAATGTCGAGCACCAGCATGCACAAAGCGTCGTCGACCACCGGCACCATCAGAACATGGTGGAGCCCATCCCTCCGCTCCGGCCATTGCGGCATGCGCACCACCACCATTCCGGTGCCACCGAATTCGACTTTGTCTACCCTCATTCGCCAATGGGGCGAGGCCTGATCCACTCAACGGCTGGAGGGGTGCTCGGAGGGATGGCAGAGGCGGTGCTTCCATGGGCATTCCGAGGCCAGATGCCGCCGAGCATGTACTACACAAGTCCTTTCTCTGTCGCAGATAATACCTTGGGTCCCCGGCTGAGGCGGCAGCAGATGGAGGTGGAGAGGTCTCTGCACCAGATCTGGTTCTTCCTCTTCGTGTTCGTGGTGTTGTGTCTGCTCTTGTTCTGA
- the LOC127335704 gene encoding syntaxin-81, translating into MSRVRDRTEDYKDSVRVAALSHGYTESQLAALMSSFIIRKPSPRSPFTNAAVKTLESIRELEKFIVKHRKDYVDMHRTTEQERDTIEHEVGVFVKACKEQIDILKNRIHEDERNKRAKTWLGTSDESSRLDLIAHQHGVVLILSERLHSVTAQFDRLRSMRFQEAINRAMPRKKFKKKPETKLAETPKSNLVLQSDVSKSGDQEVSTAPLRVQEQLLDDETRALQVELSNLLDTVQETETKMIEMSALNHLMSTHVLQQAQQIQYLYDQAVEATNNVERGNKELSQAIQRNSSSRTFLLLFFFVLTFSVLFLDWYKN; encoded by the exons ATGTCGAGGGTCCGGGACAGGACGGAGGACTACAAGGACTCCGTCCGCGTCGCCGCGCTCTCCCATGGCTACACGGAG TCGCAATTGGCAGCGCTCATGTCGTCATTCATCATCCGGAAGCCGTCGCCCAGATCGCCGTTCACAAATGCTGCAGTCAAGACG CTTGAGAGTATCAGGGAACTCGAGAAGTTCATAGTGAAGCACAGGAAGGACTATGTGGACATGCATCGCACTACGGAGCAGGAGAGGGATACCATCGAGCATGAA GTTGGTGTTTTTGTAAAAGCATGCAAGGAGCAGATAGATATCCTGAAGAACAGGATCCACGAAGATGAGAGGAACAAAAGGGCAAAGACATGGCTTGGCACAAGCGATGAGAGTTCccggttggacttgatagctcacCAGCATGGTGTG GTTTTGATTTTGAGCGAGCGTCTCCACTCAGTAACTGCACAATTTGATCGCCTTCGGTCCATGCGTTTTCAAGAAGCTATTAATAGGGCGATGCCAAGAAAGAAGTTCAAGAAGAAACCAGAAACAAAGCTTGCTGAAACACCCAAGTCAAACCTTGTATTACAATCTGATGTCTCAAAATCGGGAGATCAGGAAGTATCTACTGCACCCTTAAGAGTTCAAGAACAACTTTTGGATGATGAAACGCGAGCTCTCCAG GTGGAGCTGTCCAATCTTCTTGACACTGTCCAAGAAACGGAGACAAAGATGATTGAGATGTCGGCGCTTAATCATCTTATGTCAACACAtgttctacaacaagctcaacagATTCAGTATTTATACGACCAG GCAGTGGAAGCTACAAATAATGTGGAGCGTGGGAACAAGGAGCTATCCCAGGCGATCCAGCGGAACAGCAGCAGCAGAACCTTCCTCCTGCTTTTCTTCTTTGTTCTTACTTTCTCTGTTCTGTTTCTCGACTGGTACAAAAACTAA